GTAGCCGTTGATGTTTTTAGGGTCGATGCCCACTTTTTGACTGACAATCTTCATAAACCGCGCTGTGTCCACCAAGGTGCCCGCACTGATGAGCCGCTCCCTTGGATACAGCCCTTCTTTGTAGGCGATGTGTGTCAGCACATCCACGGGGTTGGTCACCATGACGAGGATAGCGTGGGGTGCGTGGGTGTGGAGTGTGCGGACAATCTCACGGATGAGCAAGGCGTTTTCACCCAAGAGTTCGTCTCTGGTTTGGTTGCCTTTGAGCTGTGCGCCCGCGGTAATGACGATGACATCACACCCTGCACAGTCTGCGTAACTCCCACTGTGCAAATGGGTGTTGCGCGCGTAGGTAAAAGACTCCACGTACGAAAAATCCGCCACTTCACCAAGAGCTTTTTCCTTGTTGCGGTTGACTAGGACGATTTCTCGCACATTGCCCAACGTCAACAAGTAATTCACCAGTTCAACCCCAACCCCACCCGCTCCGATGACTCCAACGCGCATGTATTTCCTTTAAAATAAGGCGAAGTATAGCACGCCAAAGGGGTAAAAAAGGTGCTAAAAAATGGACACTTCTTGCAAAAATAAACCCATTACATGTAAGGGAATTCCCTTACATGTAAACTTAGCTTTGAAACTGATTGAGCTTGGTGTTGAGGTTTTCAGAAAGTCGCGAAAGGTGGTCTGCTGC
The nucleotide sequence above comes from Sulfurospirillum tamanense. Encoded proteins:
- a CDS encoding lactate/malate family dehydrogenase: MRVGVIGAGGVGVELVNYLLTLGNVREIVLVNRNKEKALGEVADFSYVESFTYARNTHLHSGSYADCAGCDVIVITAGAQLKGNQTRDELLGENALLIREIVRTLHTHAPHAILVMVTNPVDVLTHIAYKEGLYPRERLISAGTLVDTARFMKIVSQKVGIDPKNINGYILGEHGKGSTLPWSICNICGLDVDTFCSLNGLPPLDRAQIYRDVINAGYEVFHKKGNTNHSTAASVFRIIRAITNDEHSVLPLGVYLEGEYGLHDVVLNVPVVITRKGASKILNYKLLPEELEALHESAKNMQAMAAGV